The segment TACTCTCTCAAAAAGATTTTATTGTTTTTTCGACTTTTGAACAAGGTTTTGATTTTAAGGATAAGGGAATTTTAGATAGAATTCATCCAGGTTCATGGATAAGAAGTGATTTTACAACCTGGATGGGGGATGATGAAAAAAATGAAGGCTGGAATATCTTAAAAAAAGTTAAATATGATATTGGAAAAGATTTTCTAAAAAATGAAAAATCCCTGTATTCAATGCTTTTTGCAGAGGGTAGTGACTTTTTCTGGTGGCTTGGTTATGATAATCCTACATTTTATGCTCCTGAGTTTGATATTTTATTTAGGGAACATTTAAAAAATGTTTACAAAAACTTAGGTAAAAAATACCCTGATTTTCTTAATAATCCAATTAAAAAGGAAATTCATAAAAATTTCTTGAAAAATATTTCAGGATTTATATACCCTGTTATTGATGGTAAAATAACAAATTTTTATGAATGGGCAAATGCGGGTACTATTGACTTGGATATAGAACATAAGTGTATTTTAAAGTTTCTTTACTTTGGATGGGATGAGGAGAAAAATTTCTGTTTAAGAATTGATGCAAAAAAGAATTTTAATGAAATTTTTGAAGAAGGTTATAAAATTTTAATTGCTATAAAGTCAGATAACTTTGAAAAAATTTTTAAATTTGAAAAAGGAAATATTCCTGATGACATTGAATTTAAAGCAGATAAAATTTTTGAATTAAGAATAAAAAATCTTTATAATAATATATATCTCTTTTTGGCTATTGAAAATAAAAATGTATGTAGACATCCTATATACGGTTATTATCTGATTGAAAAAAAAGAAGAAGATTATAATTTTGTTTAAAAAGGAGAAAATAATATGCCTGAATTAAGATACGACCCTATAAGATGGAGGTGGACCATAATTTCTCCTGAAAGAGGGTTAAGACCAAAGGATTTTCAAAGAAAGAAAGAAGAAATACCTCCAAAGGATAACTGTCCTTTCTGCGAAGGAAATGAAGATAAAACTCCGAAAGAGGTTTTTTCTATAAGAAAAGAAGGGACACAAAAAGATAAACCAGGTTGGAAAGTGAGGGTTGTTCCTAATAAATTTCCAGCTTTAAGAATTGAGGGAGAACTAATGAGAAAGGGAGTTGGGCTTTTTGATCATGTTTCAGGAATAGGTGCCCATGAGGTAATAATTGAAACTCCTAATCATGAAACTCAACTTCAAGATATGAATTCTGAGGATATAAAAAATGTGCTATTTGCTTTTAAAGAAAGATATATAGATTTAACAAAAGATATAAGATTCAGATACATTTTAATTTTTAAAAATTATGGAAAGGATGCTGGTGCTTCTTTATATCATTCTCATTCTCAACTTATTGCGACTCCTATAATTCCTCTTGCAGTGGTTGCAGAACTTGAGGCAGCAAAGGAACATTATAAAAGAAAAGAAAGATGTATATTCTGTGATTTAATTGATCAAGAAGTTTCTTTAGGTGAAAGAATTGTATATAAAACTGAAAAATTTTTAGTTTGGTGCCCTTATGCTTCTTCTTTTCCTTTTGAAACATGGATTTTCCCTTTAAAACACAGTCATGATTTTACTTTAATGGATAATGAAGAAATAAAAGATTTATCAATTGTTTTGAAGGATGTTCTTTTGAGAATTAAACTTCTTTTAAATGACCCCCCCTATAATTTTGTAATTCATACATCTCCTATTATAAGACCAAGACCTGGGAGACCTTATTATTGGGAGACAATACATCTTGATTATCACTTTCATATTGAGGTAATACCAAGAATAACTCATATTGCAGGTTTTGAGTGGGGTTCAGGTTTTTATATAAATCCGATATCTCCTGAGGAGGCGGCAAGGTATTTAAGGGAAGTAAAATAATTCATGTTTTCTCTTTTCACTGATTATGATATTTATCTTTTTAAAAAAGGCTCACATTATAAACTTTATGAAAAACTTGGCTCACATGTTATAAAGGTAAACGGGAAATATATAACCTATTTTGCAGTATGGGCTCCTAATGCGGAAAAAGTTTATGTAGTAGGTGA is part of the candidate division WOR-3 bacterium genome and harbors:
- the galT gene encoding galactose-1-phosphate uridylyltransferase, encoding MPELRYDPIRWRWTIISPERGLRPKDFQRKKEEIPPKDNCPFCEGNEDKTPKEVFSIRKEGTQKDKPGWKVRVVPNKFPALRIEGELMRKGVGLFDHVSGIGAHEVIIETPNHETQLQDMNSEDIKNVLFAFKERYIDLTKDIRFRYILIFKNYGKDAGASLYHSHSQLIATPIIPLAVVAELEAAKEHYKRKERCIFCDLIDQEVSLGERIVYKTEKFLVWCPYASSFPFETWIFPLKHSHDFTLMDNEEIKDLSIVLKDVLLRIKLLLNDPPYNFVIHTSPIIRPRPGRPYYWETIHLDYHFHIEVIPRITHIAGFEWGSGFYINPISPEEAARYLREVK